In one window of Agrobacterium larrymoorei DNA:
- a CDS encoding globin-coupled sensor protein — protein MPTDQTRKAAGGSLGGRLRFAGLDQDQCDLLRRYRTMLEPHVKAGLRDLMVRFQSMPDCSPSFESENQLDRLHDMQTAHWSVLTDARFDALYAERVKVLSDTESRMGLDPRWHVAGHAVVLENLLAGLIAEKAPRSLLPGSRKRQQELTDAVKAVVRLVMVDTEIAVSLRFNELRIRHTQELARQREGDQAEAVTILGDALNAFAAGDLTARIQGDLPEAYRDLANAFNSALDKISASMSATQMSVQQAHAAAERISQNGHALASFSAEQSRRLTDASEVLGTVIHDVRDSSERISAAEAAVSQARNAATASGMAVGEAITAMSDIEQSAEQIGRIIGSIDEIAFQTNLLALNAGIEAARAGESGRGFAVVAQEVRALAQRSADAAREIKSLVNGTKSQVDEGVRMVHRTQEAIEGVVRQVSGISDMIGDVARRTSENSGSLGNVSQELNAIGTDADRSAQRLSSSAKEADDLHTVILELGRTVREFRIARQMHAEEAKEARPPKTYATAMRQEEPMDYGYAQQQFRRQGVI, from the coding sequence TTGCCAACAGATCAAACGCGAAAGGCCGCAGGCGGTAGCCTGGGTGGCCGCTTGCGTTTTGCTGGTCTCGATCAGGACCAGTGCGATCTGCTGCGCCGTTACCGCACGATGCTCGAGCCGCACGTCAAGGCCGGGCTCCGCGACCTCATGGTCCGCTTCCAGTCCATGCCGGACTGTTCTCCGTCCTTCGAAAGCGAAAACCAGCTTGACCGTCTGCACGACATGCAGACGGCGCACTGGTCCGTGCTGACCGACGCCCGTTTCGATGCGCTCTATGCCGAACGCGTCAAGGTTCTTTCCGATACCGAAAGCCGCATGGGGCTCGACCCGCGTTGGCACGTTGCCGGTCACGCCGTCGTTCTGGAAAATCTGCTTGCCGGTTTGATTGCCGAAAAGGCGCCGCGTTCGCTGCTGCCCGGCTCCCGCAAGCGCCAGCAGGAACTGACGGACGCGGTCAAGGCCGTGGTTCGGCTGGTGATGGTCGATACCGAGATTGCCGTTTCCCTGCGCTTCAACGAATTGCGCATCCGCCACACTCAGGAACTTGCGCGCCAGCGCGAAGGCGATCAGGCCGAAGCGGTGACGATATTGGGCGATGCGCTCAATGCTTTTGCCGCAGGCGATCTGACCGCTCGCATTCAGGGCGACCTGCCAGAGGCCTATCGCGATCTCGCCAACGCCTTCAACAGCGCATTGGACAAGATCAGCGCCTCCATGTCTGCCACACAGATGAGCGTTCAGCAGGCCCATGCGGCTGCCGAGCGTATTTCGCAGAATGGTCATGCTCTGGCATCCTTCTCCGCCGAGCAATCGCGCCGCCTGACCGATGCTTCCGAAGTTCTGGGCACCGTCATTCATGATGTGCGCGACAGCAGCGAGCGCATATCCGCAGCCGAAGCCGCAGTTTCGCAGGCGCGCAATGCGGCGACTGCAAGCGGCATGGCCGTAGGCGAAGCGATCACCGCCATGTCCGATATCGAACAGTCGGCAGAGCAGATCGGTCGCATTATCGGCTCTATCGACGAGATCGCGTTCCAGACCAATCTGCTGGCGCTGAATGCCGGTATCGAAGCTGCCCGTGCTGGCGAAAGCGGTCGCGGATTTGCCGTGGTCGCTCAGGAAGTGCGCGCGCTCGCCCAGCGTTCCGCCGATGCGGCGCGCGAGATCAAGAGCCTCGTCAACGGCACCAAATCCCAGGTGGATGAGGGCGTTCGCATGGTTCACCGCACGCAGGAAGCCATCGAGGGCGTGGTGCGTCAGGTATCCGGCATCAGCGACATGATCGGTGACGTCGCCCGCCGCACCAGCGAGAATTCCGGCAGCCTCGGCAATGTTTCGCAGGAACTGAACGCCATCGGCACCGATGCCGATCGCTCCGCCCAGCGCCTTTCGTCTTCCGCCAAGGAAGCAGACGACCTTCATACGGTCATCCTCGAACTCGGACGCACCGTGCGCGAGTTCCGCATTGCCCGGCAGATGCATGCCGAAGAGGCGAAAGAGGCCAGACCGCCAAAGACTTACGCGACCGCCATGCGCCAGGAAGAGCCCATGGACTACGGCTACGCGCAACAACAATTCAGACGCCAAGGAGTGATTTGA
- a CDS encoding monovalent cation/H+ antiporter subunit D: MNSFPSHVVIAPIMVPLLTGAILLFIDERKRKTKAAISFISTLILLAVSIALFMEVNSTVNTEIAAIISTGVYLLGNWPAPFGIVLVADRLSGLMVLLVSLLAIPSLVYSLAKWHKAGAHYHSLFHLMLMGVNGAFLTGDLFNLFVFFEVMLAASYGLLLHGSGQLRVKAGLHYVAINLVAALFFLIGVSLIYGVTGTLNMGDLAQRIAGLNPDQRMLLETGAAVLGIAFLVKAGMWPLNFWLPSAYGAASAPVGAIFAIMSKVGIYVIARLSFLLFGQTAGDSAGFGHDALLIGGIATIVFGTIGVLASQALGRLAGFSVLVSSGTLLAAMGTGNPTVAAGALYYLVSSTLTISAFFMLIELVERGQDAGANVLAVTMEAYGEGDEDEEEEEVGVTMPGTMAVLGTCFAACGILLAGLPPLSGFIAKFSMLSAILNPDGLGADNNISTLSWWIVFLIVFSGLAALISMTRAGIRTFWGSLEGTVPRVFVIEIAPVMLLLAMTLAMTVQAGPIMRYMQETARILDLPESYIQGVMTAPRAGNPGEAAQ; encoded by the coding sequence GTGAATTCCTTCCCTTCCCACGTCGTCATCGCCCCCATCATGGTTCCGCTTTTGACGGGCGCAATCCTGCTCTTCATCGACGAGCGCAAGCGCAAGACGAAGGCGGCCATCAGCTTCATCTCGACGCTGATACTGCTCGCCGTCTCCATCGCGCTGTTCATGGAAGTCAATTCCACGGTCAACACCGAGATCGCGGCGATCATCTCGACCGGCGTCTATCTTCTCGGCAACTGGCCCGCTCCCTTCGGCATCGTGCTGGTAGCAGACCGGCTTTCAGGCTTGATGGTGCTGCTGGTCTCGCTGCTTGCCATACCTTCGCTCGTCTATTCTCTGGCGAAGTGGCACAAGGCGGGTGCGCATTACCATTCACTCTTCCATCTGATGCTGATGGGCGTGAACGGTGCCTTCCTGACGGGTGACCTGTTCAATCTCTTCGTCTTCTTCGAAGTCATGCTCGCCGCATCCTACGGCCTGCTGCTGCATGGTTCCGGTCAGCTGAGGGTCAAGGCCGGGCTGCATTATGTCGCCATCAATCTGGTTGCAGCACTTTTCTTCCTCATCGGCGTCAGCCTGATCTATGGCGTCACCGGCACGCTCAATATGGGCGATCTGGCGCAGCGCATTGCGGGTCTCAACCCGGATCAGCGCATGCTGCTGGAAACGGGTGCCGCCGTTCTGGGCATCGCCTTCCTCGTCAAGGCAGGCATGTGGCCGCTGAACTTCTGGCTACCGTCGGCCTATGGCGCGGCATCTGCCCCGGTCGGCGCCATCTTCGCCATCATGAGTAAAGTGGGCATCTATGTCATCGCGCGCCTGTCCTTCCTGCTTTTCGGCCAGACGGCGGGCGATTCCGCTGGCTTCGGGCATGATGCGCTGCTGATCGGCGGCATTGCCACCATCGTCTTCGGCACGATTGGCGTTCTCGCATCGCAGGCGCTGGGGCGTCTTGCAGGTTTCTCGGTTCTCGTTTCTTCCGGCACGCTTCTGGCGGCCATGGGCACGGGCAATCCCACTGTTGCCGCCGGTGCGCTTTATTACCTCGTCAGCTCCACCCTCACCATCAGCGCCTTCTTCATGCTGATCGAACTGGTGGAGCGCGGGCAGGATGCGGGTGCAAACGTTCTTGCCGTTACCATGGAAGCCTATGGTGAGGGTGACGAGGACGAAGAGGAAGAGGAAGTCGGCGTGACAATGCCCGGCACCATGGCGGTTCTCGGCACCTGCTTTGCCGCCTGCGGCATCCTGCTTGCCGGTCTGCCGCCGCTCTCCGGCTTCATTGCCAAGTTTTCCATGCTGTCCGCCATCCTCAATCCCGATGGCCTCGGCGCGGATAACAACATCTCCACGCTGTCCTGGTGGATCGTCTTCCTCATCGTCTTCTCCGGCCTTGCCGCCCTCATCTCGATGACGCGTGCGGGCATCCGCACTTTCTGGGGCTCGCTGGAAGGAACAGTTCCGCGCGTCTTCGTCATCGAAATCGCGCCCGTTATGCTGCTTCTGGCCATGACGCTGGCGATGACGGTTCAGGCCGGGCCGATCATGCGTTATATGCAGGAAACGGCGCGCATTCTGGACCTGCCGGAAAGCTACATTCAGGGCGTGATGACAGCGCCGCGGGCGGGCAATCCCGGGGAGGCCGCGCAATGA
- the cheY1 gene encoding chemotaxis response regulator CheY1 — translation MKKKVLTVDDSRTIRNMLLVTLNNAGFETIQAEDGVEGLEVLEGCDPDVIVTDINMPRLDGFGFIEGVRRNEKYRAVPILVLTTESDAEKKNRARQAGATGWIVKPFDPAKLIDAIERVTA, via the coding sequence ATGAAGAAGAAGGTTCTGACCGTCGACGATTCCAGAACGATCCGCAACATGCTGCTGGTCACGCTCAACAATGCGGGTTTCGAAACGATCCAGGCTGAAGACGGCGTCGAAGGTCTCGAAGTTCTCGAGGGCTGCGATCCTGACGTCATCGTCACGGATATCAACATGCCGCGTCTCGATGGCTTCGGCTTCATCGAGGGCGTTCGTCGCAACGAAAAGTACCGTGCGGTTCCAATTCTGGTTCTGACGACCGAAAGCGATGCAGAGAAGAAGAACCGTGCCCGCCAGGCAGGCGCGACCGGCTGGATCGTCAAGCCGTTCGATCCCGCAAAACTCATCGATGCCATTGAACGCGTAACTGCCTGA
- a CDS encoding K+/H+ antiporter subunit F, with the protein MSSIILFWSFSLAQIFLAIAMAISVYRIAIGPRAQDRVLGVDTLYVSSMLLLMTFGLRTGNDIYFEAALLIAVLGFVSTVALSKFLMRGEVIE; encoded by the coding sequence ATGAGTTCGATTATCCTTTTCTGGTCATTTTCCTTGGCCCAGATCTTCCTCGCGATTGCCATGGCGATCTCCGTCTATCGCATAGCGATTGGACCGCGCGCGCAGGACCGCGTGCTGGGCGTCGATACGCTCTATGTCAGCTCCATGCTGCTGCTGATGACCTTCGGGCTGCGTACCGGCAATGACATCTATTTCGAGGCAGCGCTTCTGATCGCCGTCCTTGGCTTCGTCTCGACGGTCGCACTGTCGAAATTCCTGATGCGTGGGGAGGTCATCGAATGA
- a CDS encoding Na+/H+ antiporter subunit E produces the protein MISRILPYPVLTVALIIFWMTINSFSPGHFLLGTAVALIACWSMASLRPAKPRIRNWHVVVKLTFVVLYDIIRSNIAVATLILFGRKKNSRSGFLTIPLDIRDPLGLSVLAIVLTATPGSAWLEYNSSQGTLLIHVLDNVSESTWVNLIKNRYEKMLMEIFE, from the coding sequence ATGATCAGCCGCATCCTTCCCTACCCTGTCCTCACCGTCGCACTCATCATCTTCTGGATGACGATCAACAGCTTCTCGCCCGGTCATTTTCTTCTGGGAACGGCGGTGGCATTGATCGCCTGCTGGTCGATGGCATCCCTGCGACCGGCGAAGCCTCGCATCCGCAACTGGCATGTGGTGGTGAAGCTGACCTTCGTCGTGCTTTACGATATCATCCGCTCCAACATCGCGGTTGCCACGCTCATCCTCTTCGGGCGCAAGAAGAACAGCCGCTCGGGCTTCCTCACAATCCCGCTCGATATACGCGATCCGCTCGGGCTGTCCGTTCTCGCCATCGTGCTGACCGCAACGCCGGGCAGCGCCTGGCTGGAATATAATTCATCGCAGGGCACGCTGCTGATCCATGTTCTGGATAATGTCAGCGAAAGTACCTGGGTAAACCTTATCAAGAACCGTTACGAAAAAATGCTGATGGAGATATTCGAATGA
- a CDS encoding Na+/H+ antiporter subunit C, with protein MELILALGIGIMTGSGVWLILRPRTYQVIVGLSLLSYAVNLFIFGVGGIKTNAPPVLLDGVATSTLTDPVPQALVLTAIVIGFATTALFLVVLLAARGLTGTDHVDGRESK; from the coding sequence ATGGAACTCATTCTGGCTCTGGGCATCGGCATCATGACCGGATCGGGCGTTTGGCTCATCCTGCGCCCGCGCACCTATCAGGTCATCGTCGGCCTCTCGCTGCTGTCATACGCGGTCAACCTGTTCATCTTCGGTGTCGGCGGCATCAAGACCAACGCGCCGCCGGTCCTGCTCGATGGTGTGGCCACCTCCACGCTGACAGATCCCGTTCCGCAGGCACTGGTGCTGACGGCCATCGTCATCGGTTTTGCCACGACGGCACTCTTTCTCGTCGTGCTTCTCGCGGCACGCGGCCTTACCGGCACCGACCATGTCGACGGGAGGGAGAGCAAGTGA
- the kdpA gene encoding potassium-transporting ATPase subunit KdpA, translated as MTILGWLQISLLFVAVLLAVKPLGLYMAKVFSGERTWLSPVLSPVERGLYAAAGVDMKKEQGWLGYTLSMLVFSIASFLALYAILRLQAVLPFNPQGFANVPPDLAFNTAVSFVTNTNWQNYAGESTMSNFSQMAGLTVQNFLSAAVGMALAIAFTRAFVRSQASTLGNFWVDMTRATLYVLLPLAVVVALAFVAMGLPQTMDASVTATTLEGSQQVISLGPVASQEAIKQLGTNGGGFFNANAAHPFENPTAFANYLNIFAMLSISAAFIYTFGQMVGSRRQGWVLLSAMAVLLIAGVATVYWAESAGNPILTSIGVDAAQGNMEGKEVRFGQAMTALYAAVTTGLSDGGVNGMHGSFTGLGGLAPMFLIQLGEVLPGGVGSGLYGMIVFALLSVFVAGLMVGRTPEFLGKKIEGREMKYAMLAVLILPTVILGFTAISAILPSAVASIGTAGPHGLSEILYAFTSAAGNNGSAFGGLSGNTTWYNTTLGISMLLGRFAYVVPVMAIAGSLAAKVRVPASSGTFPTDGPLFVGLLIGIILILGGLQFFPALALGPIVEHFAMLAGQTF; from the coding sequence ATGACCATTCTCGGGTGGCTGCAGATCAGCCTCCTCTTTGTTGCCGTGCTTCTGGCTGTCAAACCGCTCGGCCTTTACATGGCGAAAGTCTTTTCCGGTGAACGGACATGGCTGTCGCCCGTCCTCTCTCCAGTCGAACGCGGTCTTTATGCTGCGGCAGGCGTGGATATGAAGAAGGAGCAGGGCTGGCTCGGCTACACGCTGTCCATGCTCGTCTTTTCCATTGCCAGCTTTCTCGCGCTTTATGCCATCCTGCGCCTTCAGGCCGTCCTGCCGTTCAATCCGCAGGGCTTTGCCAACGTGCCGCCGGATCTTGCCTTCAACACCGCCGTCAGCTTCGTGACCAACACCAACTGGCAGAATTATGCCGGTGAATCCACGATGAGCAATTTCAGTCAGATGGCTGGATTGACGGTGCAGAACTTCCTCTCAGCGGCAGTCGGCATGGCCCTTGCCATTGCTTTTACCCGCGCTTTCGTCCGCTCGCAGGCAAGCACGCTCGGTAATTTCTGGGTCGATATGACCCGCGCCACGCTTTATGTGCTGTTGCCGCTCGCCGTCGTCGTGGCGCTCGCTTTCGTTGCCATGGGTCTGCCGCAGACCATGGATGCAAGCGTGACGGCAACGACGCTTGAGGGAAGCCAGCAGGTCATTTCGCTCGGGCCCGTCGCCAGCCAGGAAGCCATCAAGCAGCTCGGAACCAATGGCGGCGGTTTCTTCAATGCCAACGCCGCCCATCCTTTCGAAAATCCCACGGCATTTGCCAACTATCTCAACATCTTCGCCATGCTCAGCATTTCGGCGGCTTTCATCTATACTTTCGGCCAGATGGTCGGTAGCCGCCGTCAGGGCTGGGTGCTGCTCAGCGCCATGGCAGTTCTTCTGATTGCAGGCGTCGCCACCGTTTACTGGGCGGAAAGCGCCGGAAACCCGATCCTTACCTCGATTGGCGTCGATGCCGCGCAAGGCAATATGGAAGGCAAGGAAGTCCGTTTCGGTCAGGCCATGACTGCTCTTTATGCCGCAGTGACCACCGGCCTTTCGGATGGCGGCGTCAACGGCATGCACGGTTCCTTCACCGGGCTTGGTGGCCTCGCTCCGATGTTCCTCATTCAGCTGGGCGAAGTTCTGCCCGGCGGCGTCGGTTCGGGCCTTTATGGCATGATCGTCTTTGCGCTTCTTTCCGTCTTCGTCGCCGGTCTCATGGTCGGTCGCACGCCGGAATTTCTCGGCAAGAAGATCGAAGGCCGCGAGATGAAATATGCCATGCTGGCGGTTCTCATCCTGCCCACCGTCATTCTCGGCTTCACCGCAATCTCGGCCATCCTGCCGTCTGCCGTCGCCAGTATCGGCACGGCGGGTCCGCATGGCTTGTCGGAAATTCTCTATGCCTTCACCTCCGCTGCGGGCAATAACGGCTCGGCTTTCGGCGGCCTTTCCGGCAACACGACCTGGTACAACACCACGCTCGGCATCTCGATGCTGCTCGGTCGCTTCGCCTATGTCGTACCGGTCATGGCCATTGCCGGGTCGCTTGCCGCCAAGGTGCGCGTGCCTGCATCCAGCGGCACATTCCCAACGGATGGTCCGCTTTTCGTCGGCCTTCTCATCGGCATCATCCTCATCCTCGGCGGGCTGCAATTCTTCCCTGCCCTCGCACTCGGCCCCATCGTCGAACATTTCGCGATGCTTGCTGGCCAGACTTTCTAA
- the mnhG gene encoding monovalent cation/H(+) antiporter subunit G: protein MSNAAEFPLWAAILVAFFVLLGSSLTLIGTIGFAKLQSFYERLHAPTLGTSWGTGGIVMASMIYFSVSGDRLVFHEIFIGIFMTITTPVSLMLLGRAALYRDRAEQNPSNRESL from the coding sequence ATGAGCAACGCTGCTGAATTTCCGCTCTGGGCCGCTATTCTGGTCGCCTTCTTCGTCCTGCTCGGCTCGTCGCTGACGCTGATCGGCACTATCGGCTTCGCCAAGCTGCAAAGCTTCTATGAACGGCTTCACGCCCCCACTCTCGGCACCAGCTGGGGCACAGGCGGCATCGTCATGGCGTCGATGATCTACTTTTCCGTATCCGGCGACCGCCTCGTTTTCCACGAAATCTTCATCGGCATATTCATGACGATCACGACGCCGGTTTCCCTGATGCTGCTGGGCCGCGCCGCACTTTACCGTGACCGCGCCGAACAGAACCCGAGCAATCGCGAAAGCCTCTGA
- a CDS encoding STAS domain-containing protein codes for MAARKAAQSALKLSPVLDLNQASVLHGKLTEMRGSPVAVDASEVERVGAQCAQVLMAAIKAWEADGKPFTISKASDAFDKTLKLIGVDIDHMLPKEA; via the coding sequence ATGGCAGCAAGGAAAGCAGCGCAGTCGGCACTGAAGTTGTCACCGGTGCTGGACCTCAACCAGGCATCCGTTCTGCACGGAAAGCTGACGGAGATGAGAGGTTCGCCGGTTGCCGTCGATGCCTCCGAGGTCGAGCGCGTCGGTGCACAGTGCGCACAGGTATTGATGGCCGCCATCAAGGCATGGGAGGCCGATGGCAAGCCATTCACAATTTCCAAGGCATCGGATGCCTTTGACAAAACCCTTAAACTGATCGGCGTAGATATCGATCATATGCTCCCGAAGGAGGCATAG
- a CDS encoding monovalent cation/H+ antiporter subunit A: MRLDVILPILIALPFIGSFATAMMPREGAARGPVAVAGGIALFGLIATIFLYSSVKGGAVLKYDVEWLPQLGLNFTLRLDAFAWMFTVLITGIGFLVVLYARYYMSAEDPIPRFFAFFLAFMGSMLGIVLSGNVILLSIFWEMTSIFSFLLIGYWHNNATARDGARMALTVTGIGGFCLLAGLLVLGHMAGSYDLDAIIAKAADIRAHPLYVTALILILIGALTKSAQFPFHFWLPNAMAAPTPVSAYLHSATMVKAGVFLLARLWPVLAGTPEWFWLLGFCGIITLLLGAYFAMFQQDLKGLLAYSTISHLGLITTLLSLGSPLAAVAAIFHMMNHATFKASLFMAAGIIDHETGTRDMRRLSGLYRYLPATATLAMAASAAMAGVPLFNGFLSKEMFFAESVETHADSLLDKALPYVATLSGAFAVAYSLRFIHTVFFGPPPHDIPNPKPHEPPRWMRFPIEFLVLACLIVGIVPSLSIGPFLHSAVLSVLGPQTPVYSLAIWHGFNLPLAMSIVALIGGVALYAALGGYFSKCDDGPPIFRHLRGQRIFERIIVTVSWKWARWLESTLGTRRLQPQLRILIFVALLAGFSPLVSSEFALTLPQVTSFDPIFAVLWGIGMIAAMGAAWQAKYHRLAALVMLGVSGLVTCLTFIWLSAPDLAITQLLVEIVTLVLILLGLRWLPKRVEKVDNNNELPAQLRRGRDFLLAVFCGIGMTVIAYAVMTLPVPNTIANYFLERAYSEGGGTNVVNVILVDFRGFDTMGEIVVLAIVGLTVFSLLRRFRPAHDSIGLPEQQLIQNAFDAENPDRSKGDTVRDYLLVPSVIMQWMFPVIITFSVFLFMRGHDLPGGGFSAGITMAVAFLLQYLAGGARWAEDRIRILPLRWMGFGLLMAAATGMGSWYFGYPFLTSYFQYTEIPYIGKMPTASALLFDLGVFSLVVGSTVLILIALAHQSLRNYKVRTPDAAKAEEV, from the coding sequence ATGAGACTTGACGTCATTCTTCCCATTTTGATCGCCCTTCCTTTCATCGGCAGCTTCGCCACGGCGATGATGCCCCGCGAAGGTGCGGCTCGCGGTCCGGTAGCGGTCGCAGGCGGCATCGCGCTTTTCGGCCTCATCGCCACGATTTTTCTCTACAGCAGCGTCAAAGGCGGCGCGGTTCTCAAATATGATGTGGAATGGCTGCCGCAGCTCGGCCTGAACTTCACGCTGAGGCTCGATGCCTTTGCATGGATGTTTACCGTTCTGATTACCGGCATCGGCTTTCTGGTGGTGCTTTACGCCCGCTATTACATGTCCGCAGAAGATCCCATTCCGCGTTTTTTTGCCTTTTTCCTTGCCTTCATGGGCTCCATGCTGGGTATCGTTCTGTCCGGCAACGTCATTCTTCTTTCGATCTTCTGGGAGATGACCAGTATCTTCTCCTTCCTGCTGATCGGTTACTGGCACAACAACGCCACGGCCCGCGATGGCGCGCGTATGGCCTTGACGGTCACGGGTATCGGCGGCTTCTGCCTGCTGGCCGGTCTGCTGGTTCTCGGCCACATGGCGGGGAGCTATGATCTCGACGCGATCATCGCCAAAGCGGCGGATATTCGCGCCCATCCGCTTTATGTGACCGCGCTTATCCTGATCCTGATCGGTGCGCTGACGAAGAGTGCGCAGTTTCCCTTCCACTTCTGGCTTCCGAATGCCATGGCAGCACCGACACCGGTTTCGGCTTATCTGCATTCGGCAACCATGGTGAAGGCGGGCGTGTTCCTGCTTGCGCGCTTGTGGCCGGTCCTTGCGGGAACGCCGGAATGGTTCTGGCTGCTCGGCTTCTGTGGCATCATCACCCTGCTGCTCGGCGCCTATTTCGCCATGTTCCAGCAGGATCTCAAAGGCCTGCTCGCCTATTCGACCATCAGCCATCTCGGCCTGATCACGACACTCCTGAGCCTCGGAAGCCCGCTTGCCGCCGTCGCCGCCATCTTCCATATGATGAACCATGCCACCTTCAAGGCATCGCTCTTCATGGCGGCAGGCATCATCGACCATGAAACCGGCACCCGCGACATGCGGCGCTTAAGCGGTCTTTACCGCTACCTTCCGGCCACGGCGACGCTTGCCATGGCGGCGAGCGCGGCCATGGCCGGGGTTCCGCTGTTCAACGGCTTCCTGTCCAAGGAAATGTTCTTTGCCGAGTCGGTGGAAACCCATGCGGATTCGCTGTTGGACAAGGCCCTGCCCTATGTCGCAACGCTGTCTGGCGCATTCGCCGTCGCCTATTCGCTGCGTTTCATTCACACGGTCTTCTTCGGCCCGCCGCCGCATGATATTCCGAACCCGAAGCCGCATGAGCCGCCGCGCTGGATGCGTTTCCCCATCGAATTTCTGGTGCTGGCCTGCCTGATCGTCGGCATCGTGCCCAGCCTGTCCATCGGCCCGTTCCTGCATTCAGCGGTACTTTCGGTTCTCGGTCCGCAAACGCCGGTTTACAGCCTGGCCATCTGGCACGGCTTCAACCTGCCGCTTGCCATGAGTATCGTGGCGCTGATCGGCGGCGTTGCACTTTATGCGGCGCTCGGCGGCTATTTCTCCAAATGCGATGACGGCCCTCCGATTTTCCGCCATCTGCGAGGACAGCGCATTTTCGAGCGTATCATCGTCACCGTGTCCTGGAAGTGGGCGCGCTGGCTGGAAAGCACGCTGGGAACGCGCCGCCTGCAGCCGCAGTTGCGCATCCTTATCTTCGTCGCGCTGCTTGCCGGTTTCTCGCCGCTCGTATCCTCTGAATTCGCGCTCACTCTGCCGCAGGTCACCTCCTTCGATCCGATCTTCGCCGTGCTATGGGGCATCGGCATGATTGCGGCCATGGGTGCCGCCTGGCAGGCGAAATATCACCGCCTCGCCGCCCTCGTCATGCTCGGCGTCTCCGGTCTCGTCACCTGCCTCACCTTCATCTGGCTATCGGCACCCGATCTTGCCATCACCCAGTTACTCGTGGAAATCGTAACGCTGGTTCTCATTCTGCTCGGACTGCGCTGGCTGCCGAAGCGTGTGGAGAAGGTGGATAACAACAACGAGCTTCCTGCCCAGCTTCGTCGCGGCCGGGATTTCCTGCTCGCCGTCTTCTGCGGCATCGGCATGACCGTCATCGCCTATGCGGTGATGACGCTTCCCGTGCCGAACACAATCGCCAACTACTTCCTCGAGCGCGCTTATTCGGAAGGTGGCGGAACGAATGTCGTTAACGTCATCCTTGTCGATTTCCGCGGCTTCGACACGATGGGCGAAATCGTGGTTCTGGCAATCGTCGGCCTGACCGTCTTCTCCCTGCTTCGCCGTTTCCGCCCGGCGCATGACAGTATCGGCCTGCCGGAGCAGCAGCTGATCCAGAACGCCTTCGATGCGGAAAACCCGGATCGCAGCAAGGGCGATACGGTGCGGGATTATCTGCTGGTGCCTTCGGTCATCATGCAGTGGATGTTCCCGGTCATCATCACCTTCTCGGTGTTCCTCTTCATGCGCGGGCATGATCTGCCAGGCGGCGGTTTCTCTGCCGGTATCACCATGGCGGTCGCCTTCCTGCTGCAATATCTGGCAGGCGGTGCGCGCTGGGCGGAAGATCGCATCCGCATCCTGCCGCTGCGCTGGATGGGCTTCGGCCTTCTGATGGCGGCGGCAACCGGCATGGGTTCCTGGTATTTCGGATATCCGTTCCTGACCTCCTATTTCCAGTACACGGAAATCCCCTATATCGGCAAAATGCCGACGGCATCGGCGCTGCTGTTCGACCTTGGCGTCTTCTCGCTCGTGGTCGGCTCGACGGTTCTTATTTTGATAGCATTGGCGCACCAATCGCTGCGTAATTACAAGGTTCGCACGCCAGACGCCGCTAAAGCGGAGGAGGTGTAA
- the kdpF gene encoding K(+)-transporting ATPase subunit F — protein MPAPSTGFEGAAMLEPLFGLVVALALGIYLIITLLRPERF, from the coding sequence ATGCCCGCGCCCTCAACAGGCTTTGAGGGTGCTGCCATGCTGGAACCCCTTTTCGGCCTCGTCGTAGCGCTCGCCCTCGGCATCTATCTCATCATCACATTGCTGCGCCCGGAACGCTTCTGA